Within the Cololabis saira isolate AMF1-May2022 chromosome 22, fColSai1.1, whole genome shotgun sequence genome, the region ATAAACACTTTGATCTAACCAACTTCCTGTGTTTCCTGCCGGTACATAAATACAATCTATACACATTTAAtaaatttttttccttttttcacatttaatgTAACGTTTATTTAAGCAGGTCAGATTGTTGGTGTCAGAGTTACACAACTGTCAAGCTTCACATCCAAGTTTGACCCCAGTCAGTAATGTTTTCAATAAACTTACCTTCACGTTTTGGATCCAGTCACTGTTTTCTTGGTCTGTAGTTGCTTCTAGAGTCGTTGGTGATGAATTAGAAACCTTTTACTGATTGTGACTAATGAACAAACGTCTTCATTGTTGAACTTTGAGTTAGATAAATAATGATATCGACTTTAGGTgttaaatatatacagtatgaacACTCAAAATATTGTAAAATACTGTCTACAACTCAAATACAAAACTGGGAAAGTGAAAAAAtactccgttttttttttttatcaagttTATTATTCAGTAGAGATAAGCTAGCATAACGTTTTTGAACATACAAAGAAAAAATCCTCTCACGTTAATAGTACAAATAACTGTTTTCCATCATCAAACATGTAAGTTAAGAACACACTGCAGAAGCCGCACAACTGTTGGTTACCACTCGGAGGTCTGAAACAACCACCACTTTCTGTCTGTGAGTTGTTGTCAGCTTCAGAAAGTTTACCAGCCTTGAAGAATCTAAAACTCAGTCATCCATAATTGTTTTATCAGTAGAAAACATTTACATCCAGAGGTCAGTCTGTCATCAACAACTGTCCCTCCATCTGAAACATGATGTTAAAATAATGGTGATGTTCATCATTTTGTTCCAGGAAGTGCTTTTTTAAATGCAACTAAGAACTAATTCAAACTGTTATCAATCATTcagtgaaaacacaggtatCAGCCAGCAGCCAAGTAACCACCTGTGATACATCATTTTACTGCAGAGAAGGAGAAAATGTTAAGAAACAAACCGAAGACAAAGCAATGATGGGGCTAAAACTAAATATCACCTGCTGTTAGTCTGGTTGAAGCAGTTATGTCTTTGTGAAAGGACCTACTCAATATTCCAAGAGTAATAAACAAATGTACTGGATTGCATGTTGTATTACCATTTAACTAATATTAACTGATATGttaatatcgatttaaaaaaatttggTCTATTCCGAATTTTAGGTCCAACAGGAAAAATAATTAATTGAATCAATTGAAACAgtcaaaagaaagaagaagaaagaaacgtCAGAAATCAGTCTTTCTTCACTTGAGCGTAGAGAGAAACTTGCTCAATAAGGTTGTCAGtctaagcagtaaaatcatcgggtcggctcaacaaacgttacaagaactttataacaaacagctgatcaagaaGGCAAACTCCATATTGTCTGATTGCTCACATCCCTTACATCAAATgtttcagtttctaccatcagttactgcttagactcccttttgcaaagacaaactgatataaacactcctttgttccctctattgttcttttaaatgccggaaggaaaaggtagtgggtgaaaaGGTAGTGggaaggaaaaggtagtgggaGAAGCTTAGGTCTATACTACTATTgtaatttattatgtatattttatgtatatttaccattgtgtgcttctcctgtcgcgaaactaatcgcccccttggggacaaataaagtaattgattgaTTCTTCACTTGAGCGTAGAGATCTTCTGGACCACCATCAGTTCACTGGTCCAGACACTTAAACTTGTGAATTCACCGTATCCAGCTCCtgtctgctctcctgcatcGAGTTAGAAGATTGTTCAGGTATCTGTTAATGGATGTTcatctattttgtttttttctaagaaAAGCCATAACATTTTGTAAGTAGTTGAAAGTGAAttttatccattcatccattcttccatccatcttctCCTGCTCATCTGTAACCGGGTCGCGGGTgcagcagtctgagcagagatgcccagacttccttcaccccagacacttcctccagctcttcttccagctcctccaaggggagtccgaggcgttcccaggccagccgagagacatagtctctccagcgtgtcctgggtcttccccggggtctcctcccggagggacatgcctggaacacctccctagggaggcgtccaggaggatccaggacagatgcccaagccacctcagctgactcctctcaatgtgaaggaacagcggctctactccgagctcctcccgggtgaccgaactcctcaccctatctctaagggagcgtccagccaccctgcggaggaaactcatctcggccgcttgtatccgcgatttcgtcctttcggtcattaccaaagttcatgaccataggtgagggtaggtgcgtagattgaccggtaaatcgagagcttcacctttcgactcagctctttcttcaccacgacggtccagtacaacaactgcataactgcggacgctgcaccgatccgtctgtcaatctcacgctccatcgttccctcactcgtgaacaagaccccgagatacttgaactcctccacctgaggcaggacttctccacccatttggggaaggcacgccaccctttttgAGTGGAGAatcatggcctcggttttggaagTGCTGATTCTGATCTCCGCCACTTCCCACTCGCCTTCAGACCGCCCTAGCACATGATGAAGGTctcggtccgatgaagccaacaggacaacgtcatccgcaaaaaggagatgaaatcctgtggttcccaaaccggatcccctccggcccctggctacgcctagaaatcctgtccataaaaattatgaacaggaccggtgacaaagggcagccctgccggagtccaacatgcactgagaacaagtctgacctactgccggcaatgcgaaccagactcctgctccgatcatacagagactggagagcccttaatagagggccccggactccatactcactcagcaccccccacagaatggcacgagggacacggtcaaatgccttctccagatccacaaaacacatttaGACTGGTTggacaaattcccatgaaccctcgagcaccctgcggagggtgtagagctggtccagtgttccacgaccgggacaaaAACCAccttgttcctcctgaatccgaggttcaactatcggccgtattctcctctccagtaccctgacgtagactttcccagggaggctaagaagtgtgatccccctatagttggactGATGGATGCTGAGGTGTTCTTAGGAGCATCTGAGGAACATGTGAAACATTACCTTTACTGATTAGAAACAGCTGAACTCTGGTGTGTTAACAGGATCACTTACATGACACACTGAGAGTCTTTACTGTCTGTGATGTCTTGAAAGGTTTTCCTCCATCCACAGGATATCTGGCAGAACAGTTGATGGTGTATCCATCATGTGTGTCTGACAGAGTGATGATCTCCTGGATTTTAGTTTTCAAGGTTccatctttgtttttctttgtttgtgtgtgagagtctTGTTGGAGATTCCAGGTGAGTTCAGGAGGGGAGTGTGGACAGGGAGTGACAGCTGAGCAGGTTATAGTGACGCTCTCATTCTCCTTCAGATCACCTGAGATGGTCATGGTGGGGATCCAAGGATAATCTGTGTTTTCAGATCCAACACATATTTTACACGATAAAACATGATGCAAGCAATTTACTTACTCAATATCTTTGTatggagaaaaacaacaacatagttTCAGATGAAAATAAACCATCTCACATTAGTCATCaaacattttcaattaaaacatacatatatatttgaGTCATTAGAGGCTGATGTCaaaatttgttattttttttaaatatatatacaatctAATAAATATGTAACAGTGGAGTTCAATCAGGATGTTTAGTTATAATATCCACTGATTTAACTGTTTATGTCAATGCTGAACTTCAAATAAACAAACTTTCTTACCTTTAACTGTTATTTGAAGACCATCACAATCAGCTGTTGCCACGAATTCATCATTCTCAATCCTGAAGAAATACTCCTGACTTTGGGCCAGATTAGAGAACACAGAGGTGCAGTTGAGTTCAGTCAGGTTTCCAGTAATATTGACCGAGTCAATATTACTGTCTGGGTTCCTCCAGATTCCAACTATCTCTTTGGTTTTGTCAAAGTTAGCATTTCCTCCATCCACAGCTCTATAGTTACATGGGACTTGTAAACAAGATCCTTCCAGTGCGTCCATCTTCTTTGGTGTAGTAATGCGGAGGTATGCTTGTTTAGAACAAGCAGCCAGAGCACCTGTAAATAATGAAATTAACTCTATTATAGATCGTTTTTCTCTGATTCATTTTTTTAGGTTGTAATACAGGAAACGTTCTTTATTGGGAAACCAATTCTTTCATTGATCTGTCATGAAATGGGAGGTGAGGACCCAAATGCCGGAGACTGAAGTACAAACTAAAGTCCTTCAATTAAACAAAATGCATCACAGATAGGAATCCAAAATCTCATAATGATttgaaaacaaaagcagaagaaaaaaaatctaaaataactcaagacaaaacaaaacataagaaaaacccaaaaaaggcCATCATCCAGACGAGACACTAAAGACAAcatgaaacacaaacacaccaacCAGGGAGAAGGGAAAGACTACACCACATATAAGGACAAACTCAGGGGTTGACAAGAACCACAAGTCAATGGGCAGGAGGAAATCAAACTGAAagttaagaataaaaaaaaaggttttcaaaacaaaagaagaactAGATTAACCAAACCAGAAAACCCCAAAAATGGAAGAAGAAAACTAATCccaaacacaaaacaccccAAACCATGTTGCTGCTCCTTTGAAACAAGTTGTGCaacctcttaaaaaaaaaaagaatatcgaTTCCTTTTAAATCTCTTGAAGATTCATCTTTCCTCCTTGGCTGACATTCTCTTGGCTTCAATAAGTTTTATCAccattttataatattttacgTTGGTTTTAGatgcgctatataaataaagttgacttgacTTGAAAAAAGTGGAACTTATTTTCAGTGTGTGACACAATATTTTATAAATAGTTTAACATGTTCCTTCATTTCCAAATTAgttggttctctaactttgaAATTACATGTTAAAGAAACATTTAAgagataatttttttatttcagaactGAAGTCTTGCAAATTACTTCAGACCAGCTAAACTCAAATGCTTCCAACTCTGTGTCAAGTTGGTATCGCATCTGTGTCATATGTGTGACATTGTTCTTCTGCAGAGGCATAAACTGCTGTATTTAACAGTCACCTGGAGCTAAATTTGGAGAATCAGCGAAGATTTCTGATGGAACGCTACACGAACGGCTGCTCAGGATTAATATCATTaccatttaaagcagcacaacgtaactttcagcttttctgagtttggcggcatcttttggacaaaagcggtagtgttttaccagaaagaacactacgtttcccatgagcaccagcgcgtactgccggaaaactcctgtcccgtcacgtgcatttgttttgatgagagaacatgggacgcttttctgtttcaccaagtgaacagacggaacgcaaaaaaaaaaagatgttaaactgctggaaaggaactggaatttaccgggataccttaaacaaggaagccagggagcggtatatggagaaaataatgattattaacggtctggatccatatgaaatccctactgaagacccatgtgtttcaataaattagtataatagtacaacatacagtacatgttttgtatccctcttacttctcttttcttttttttttgactgctatattatggtgaagaggctccgaggcgtgattatttttgttttcctcgtgagataatttttttcctctgcagctacaaataagagttaatattttttcctcaacaaactagttttatctgaagattggggttaattgcaccgcagagagctggccagcaactgcatttagctggcgaagtggggaataaaacctgtgttttgatccgacgcccgtctgtgtgagtgtttgtggtttaaggctgtttatggttctgcgttaaatcgacgcagagcctacggcgtagggtacgcggcggcacgcaccgtacgttgcgcgtcgccacgtaccctacgccgtaggtctgcgtcgatttaacgcagaaccataattcaggctttactgtgtggaaggtttggtcgttacagccgcgatccaaccgagcagacgactctttcactcttttactttgttatatcagatacttggcctccgtggttctgcctccgagcaggaaagcggtgaaaagttaaaccattaggatcttttccccacgtctgttgtgtggagctgctgcaaccacaacgcagcaacgggttctgcggagctgcgctccaagccccgcccattttcgtctcgactgcgaatcgggaaggagggggaagtgacgtatgccgtaaagcagtcaaagccgtaaaaatgtgtagttttttagtgtggcagggttcctaccatgctcctcaaagttacatagtgccagtgaaggcgatacagacccctcagaccatgacagaggttcattaaacctgttggaagttgatgtaccatcacaatgatgatgaggaaatattagattaaggtggaaaagttacgtagtgtcgctttaaagcaACTATAACCTAGTAAACTGAAGGATGAAGAAGCACTGCCTACGATATATTTCAGCTGTAGCTAAACGTTTGCaacatttatttactttgtaaCTACATTTTCTACACAATATCCTCTTTGC harbors:
- the LOC133423752 gene encoding B-cell receptor CD22-like, giving the protein MAGVLVNVVTLSLFFLPGALAACSKQAYLRITTPKKMDALEGSCLQVPCNYRAVDGGNANFDKTKEIVGIWRNPDSNIDSVNITGNLTELNCTSVFSNLAQSQEYFFRIENDEFVATADCDGLQITVKDYPWIPTMTISGDLKENESVTITCSAVTPCPHSPPELTWNLQQDSHTQTKKNKDGTLKTKIQEIITLSDTHDGYTINCSARYPVDGGKPFKTSQTVKTLSVSYAPKNTSASISPTIGG